A genomic stretch from Desulfohalobium retbaense DSM 5692 includes:
- a CDS encoding 4Fe-4S dicluster domain-containing protein, with the protein MAKQYGFFVDAERCIGCFTCAMACKNQYHQEEGVIWRQVYPLTEEVYPHRERAFYSLACNHCENPTCLNVCPVKAYYKREEDGIVVHEQDKCIGCGNCIRSCPYGAPRYNEVLKKAEKCSFCWQRIDDGLKPACVLACPVDALQIVDMATFDPPDTVQYPTGFPKYPDLNPSVRFRLPKTPLDIRRDDT; encoded by the coding sequence ATGGCCAAACAATATGGATTTTTTGTTGACGCAGAGCGGTGTATCGGCTGCTTTACCTGCGCCATGGCGTGTAAGAATCAATACCACCAGGAGGAAGGGGTGATCTGGCGTCAGGTCTATCCCCTGACCGAAGAGGTCTACCCCCACCGGGAACGGGCCTTTTATTCCCTGGCCTGCAACCATTGCGAAAATCCGACATGCCTGAATGTCTGCCCGGTCAAAGCGTATTATAAACGCGAGGAGGATGGGATCGTCGTTCACGAGCAGGACAAATGTATCGGTTGTGGCAATTGCATCCGTTCCTGTCCTTACGGTGCGCCGCGCTACAATGAAGTGCTCAAAAAGGCGGAAAAATGCAGCTTCTGCTGGCAACGCATCGACGACGGACTCAAACCAGCCTGCGTGCTCGCCTGTCCGGTGGACGCCTTGCAAATCGTGGATATGGCCACCTTTGATCCCCCGGACACGGTCCAATATCCGACCGGTTTTCCCAAGTATCCGGATCTCAATCCCTCGGTACGGTTCCGGCTGCCCAAAACTCCGCTTGACATCAGGAGGGACGACACATGA
- a CDS encoding TorD/DmsD family molecular chaperone — protein sequence MIQTSTAVALRDFFFSVHADEMAAALTRLDELTGQAPAVADWDAVEFGFNRLFVGPMALEAPPYASVYLDPEPLLMGRSTLAVRDVYARLGLVSPAKNSLPDDHIALELDACAGMRSALEHTPDDELRELWRSFVQEHMQQWVPHFITRIEQSPETHPVFRYVGNRLREWLEAEAAAQPPLASRNAPNQEGDRYDD from the coding sequence ATGATTCAGACCAGCACCGCCGTCGCATTGCGGGATTTCTTCTTCAGCGTCCATGCCGACGAGATGGCTGCCGCCCTCACCCGGCTGGACGAACTCACCGGACAGGCTCCTGCGGTCGCGGATTGGGATGCGGTGGAATTCGGATTCAACCGCCTTTTCGTCGGCCCGATGGCTCTGGAGGCCCCCCCATACGCCTCTGTCTATCTTGATCCGGAGCCGCTGCTCATGGGACGGTCGACGCTGGCGGTGCGGGATGTCTATGCCCGGCTCGGTCTGGTCTCGCCAGCCAAGAACAGTCTGCCGGACGACCATATTGCTTTGGAACTGGACGCCTGCGCGGGTATGCGTTCGGCTCTGGAGCACACCCCTGACGACGAATTGCGGGAACTCTGGCGGTCCTTTGTCCAGGAGCATATGCAGCAGTGGGTTCCCCATTTTATCACCCGAATTGAACAAAGCCCGGAGACGCACCCGGTTTTTCGCTATGTCGGGAACCGGTTGCGAGAATGGCTGGAAGCGGAGGCGGCTGCCCAGCCGCCGTTGGCTTCCCGGAACGCGCCCAACCAGGAGGGAGACAGGTATGACGACTAG
- a CDS encoding dimethyl sulfoxide reductase anchor subunit family protein: MNGMELPLVFFTVLSQLAIGMALMSTIRQFATSNGAIGPVRNEWLVAAGVVLLGLVASLAHLGHPTGAARALVHLGKAWLSREALGVGIFLALTVLTGLSARKQANPVLAALAVAAGLLTLLFTGMTYAPPSYPAINNVLPFVFFLFTVCILGSGFGVYFTPESKRPMLTRILTVSLITALVVYLIVPCVWLSGGTVMALTGKAWIGSWIYWLRIVVGLALPLVVLAKTRSIPLWLPFVLLAGELLGRIVFFSQTLHSAANMGGLY; encoded by the coding sequence ATGAACGGCATGGAACTTCCCCTCGTTTTTTTTACCGTCCTCAGCCAATTGGCCATAGGCATGGCCTTGATGAGCACTATCCGGCAATTCGCCACAAGCAACGGCGCCATTGGTCCGGTACGAAACGAATGGTTGGTGGCTGCCGGGGTGGTCCTGCTCGGGCTGGTCGCCTCCCTGGCCCACCTCGGCCACCCCACTGGAGCCGCCCGGGCTCTGGTCCATCTGGGTAAAGCCTGGCTCAGCCGCGAAGCCCTCGGGGTTGGCATCTTTCTGGCTCTGACGGTCTTGACCGGGTTGAGCGCGCGCAAACAGGCCAATCCGGTGTTAGCCGCTCTGGCAGTGGCCGCCGGTCTGCTGACCTTGTTGTTTACCGGGATGACCTATGCCCCGCCGAGCTATCCGGCCATCAACAATGTCCTGCCTTTTGTCTTTTTCCTGTTCACGGTCTGCATCCTCGGTTCCGGGTTTGGCGTCTACTTCACTCCTGAATCCAAGCGCCCCATGTTGACACGGATTCTGACCGTGAGCCTGATAACCGCGCTGGTGGTCTACCTTATCGTGCCCTGCGTCTGGCTCTCCGGGGGGACGGTTATGGCCCTGACCGGCAAGGCCTGGATCGGTTCCTGGATCTATTGGTTGCGCATCGTGGTCGGTTTGGCACTGCCGCTGGTCGTCCTTGCCAAAACCCGGTCGATCCCTTTGTGGTTGCCCTTCGTGCTCCTTGCTGGAGAACTGTTGGGGCGTATCGTCTTTTTTAGTCAAACCTTGCACTCAGCCGCAAACATGGGCGGCCTCTACTGA
- a CDS encoding molybdopterin-dependent oxidoreductase — protein MTTRPKQTRREIGGCPLTRRHFLKGMLAAGVAGAVPAGLLRPLPAGAGIVYEGGYETFRNACPRNCYDTCSIVSYVKDGVLQYIEGAPESTFTRGGLCVKGYAYTRRPYSPDRIKYPMEQQGRGSGNWKRLSWDEAMDKIADKLVEIGEKDESMLGLGLTKYSGNFGITNYGIEGMMTSLGYTTRFVGTPCWPAGIDAQNYDLGDMWCNDPEDMVNSRYVIIWGANPAWCSVHTMKYIYEARERGAKILCIDPVFTQTAAKADEFWQVNTSADGALALGMCRHILDRELFDAAWVKANSIGFEDFADYLRREVTLEWAAEKSGIPAERIAQTAEEFASAKPATVWIGYGLQRHVNGGATVRSIDALVAMTGNVGKTGGGARYGHLRTWGFNYYALLQKRPEGAKGFVGGSGPKGDFDFSGEGDQEVEYSDRTVNINKTAQMILDTDDPPVRVLWISCKNPFSQDFDRNKLLKAFNKLEMVVTVDQFFNQTVEQSDIVLPVTTLFEEWTVNSSYWHYWVGVNEQSIQPMHEAKSNIEIAALLSEKMNARKPGSCTFPTSIDTKEWMAKEFNEGIHELLGISSWEELKQGPRKAQMHPASWHDLEFGTPSGKYEFRSELCAENGHNALPEYVDGRKPYDKLRLLTPHTKFGIHSQFINLDWMEEYNPKPFVYLHPAAARERGIADLDQVRVFNQVGEQTLTAKLTDNVPPDCIMMYEAWFKNNPYNCNALVDDTSSDMGKYKTGAPGVAIHDQFADVAKI, from the coding sequence ATGACGACTAGACCGAAACAGACGCGACGGGAAATTGGGGGATGCCCCCTGACCCGGCGCCACTTTCTCAAAGGCATGCTCGCCGCCGGTGTGGCCGGCGCCGTTCCGGCTGGACTGCTGCGGCCTCTGCCCGCAGGGGCCGGCATTGTCTATGAGGGCGGCTATGAGACCTTCCGCAACGCCTGCCCGCGGAATTGTTACGACACCTGCAGCATCGTCAGTTATGTCAAGGACGGTGTCCTGCAATACATCGAGGGAGCGCCCGAATCGACGTTCACCCGGGGCGGGCTCTGCGTTAAAGGCTACGCCTACACCCGGCGGCCCTACAGTCCCGACCGCATCAAATATCCGATGGAGCAGCAAGGACGCGGTTCGGGAAACTGGAAACGGCTCAGCTGGGACGAGGCGATGGACAAGATCGCGGACAAGCTGGTCGAGATCGGGGAAAAGGACGAGAGTATGCTCGGCCTGGGATTAACTAAATATTCCGGGAATTTTGGTATTACGAACTACGGCATCGAAGGTATGATGACCTCCCTGGGGTACACGACCCGGTTTGTGGGCACGCCGTGTTGGCCGGCCGGTATCGATGCCCAGAACTATGATTTGGGGGATATGTGGTGCAACGACCCGGAAGATATGGTCAATTCCAGATATGTGATCATCTGGGGCGCCAATCCGGCCTGGTGTTCGGTGCACACCATGAAATACATCTACGAGGCCCGGGAACGCGGCGCCAAAATTCTGTGCATCGATCCGGTTTTCACCCAGACCGCGGCCAAGGCTGACGAGTTCTGGCAGGTCAATACCAGTGCCGACGGCGCGCTCGCCCTGGGCATGTGCCGTCACATCCTGGACCGGGAACTGTTCGACGCGGCCTGGGTCAAGGCCAATTCCATCGGTTTTGAAGATTTTGCCGACTACCTGCGCCGGGAGGTGACTCTGGAATGGGCGGCCGAAAAATCCGGCATCCCGGCCGAGCGCATCGCCCAGACCGCTGAGGAATTCGCGTCCGCCAAGCCCGCCACGGTCTGGATTGGCTACGGATTGCAGCGCCACGTCAATGGCGGGGCTACGGTCCGGTCCATCGATGCTCTGGTGGCCATGACCGGCAATGTCGGGAAAACCGGTGGCGGTGCCCGCTACGGTCACCTGCGGACCTGGGGCTTTAACTATTACGCCCTGCTCCAGAAACGCCCGGAAGGGGCCAAGGGGTTTGTCGGCGGTTCCGGACCCAAAGGAGATTTCGATTTCTCCGGCGAAGGCGACCAGGAAGTCGAATATTCCGATCGTACGGTGAATATCAACAAGACCGCGCAAATGATCCTGGACACCGACGATCCTCCGGTGCGGGTCCTCTGGATCTCCTGTAAGAACCCCTTCAGTCAGGACTTCGATCGCAATAAACTTCTGAAAGCCTTTAATAAACTGGAAATGGTCGTCACGGTTGACCAGTTTTTTAATCAGACCGTGGAGCAGTCGGACATTGTGCTGCCGGTGACAACGCTCTTTGAAGAGTGGACGGTCAATTCCTCCTATTGGCATTATTGGGTGGGGGTCAACGAACAGTCCATCCAGCCCATGCACGAGGCCAAATCGAATATCGAGATCGCGGCGCTGCTTTCGGAAAAGATGAACGCACGCAAGCCCGGCTCCTGCACCTTCCCCACCTCCATCGACACCAAGGAATGGATGGCCAAGGAATTCAACGAGGGCATCCACGAACTCCTGGGCATCTCCTCCTGGGAGGAACTCAAGCAAGGCCCCCGCAAGGCCCAAATGCATCCCGCCTCCTGGCACGATCTCGAATTCGGCACCCCCTCGGGCAAATACGAGTTCCGTTCCGAGCTGTGCGCCGAGAACGGCCACAATGCCCTGCCGGAATACGTGGACGGCCGAAAACCCTACGACAAACTCCGGTTATTGACCCCGCACACCAAGTTCGGGATCCACAGCCAATTCATCAATCTGGACTGGATGGAAGAATACAATCCCAAACCGTTTGTCTACCTCCATCCGGCTGCGGCGCGGGAACGCGGTATCGCCGACCTTGATCAGGTTCGGGTCTTCAACCAGGTCGGGGAACAGACCCTTACGGCCAAGCTGACCGATAATGTGCCGCCGGATTGCATCATGATGTATGAGGCGTGGTTCAAGAACAATCCCTACAATTGCAATGCGCTGGTCGACGACACCTCCTCGGATATGGGCAAGTACAAAACCGGGGCCCCGGGCGTCGCGATTCACGACCAGTTCGCTGACGTGGCCAAAATCTAA